In Bacillus cereus ATCC 14579, a single window of DNA contains:
- a CDS encoding WD40/YVTN/BNR-like repeat-containing protein, translating into MVSIFRENTKRILLSLVTNPILIIVYGIFCYELALYCKYRRMNYNIYILLLCIVLFISITTFTTMRVIKNREYESKKLTNSIAWRSISIIIIVAITSFYGMQIYKSAINYNGKLAWFIEKLKHERSVKLKHNNIYKSGVEGIFEDINKKYPLPKKLYMATDFDLTFHSDGTITAFDTFVYGKNDDGKEETYLISYNKKKSEDITIIRDGYAKPDYNDDKLVEPLIETVKAIPVKQTVRKWNESKYGLIYYGKRNWGSNTEGIINITEDGKGQSLKKAASDIIGYTVSIFVPGKEQELVPARYNLISDASWSKSKTPPKEDMLKEKKQQDLKNEKEQFFLSKEVGYKLNMTDKALGSAFYSLSKTSDEGKTWEVINPDPFNGGIGSVSGITFINDKLGFLGAIRPSGNEGELYRTDDGGVSFKKVEYPPHEVKLDHTQSTISPFDSPSMPYEKDGVFHMLVGQGADGDYNGDSSALYQSKDNGETWEFVEEVKKK; encoded by the coding sequence GTGGTTTCTATATTTAGAGAAAATACAAAAAGGATACTTCTGTCATTAGTAACAAATCCAATACTAATAATTGTATACGGAATTTTTTGTTATGAGTTGGCCCTATACTGTAAGTACAGAAGAATGAATTATAATATTTACATTTTGTTATTATGTATAGTACTTTTTATATCCATAACTACATTTACTACAATGCGGGTGATAAAAAATAGAGAATATGAATCTAAAAAATTAACAAATTCAATAGCATGGAGATCCATTTCTATTATCATTATTGTTGCAATTACATCATTTTATGGGATGCAGATTTATAAAAGTGCAATAAATTACAATGGTAAATTGGCATGGTTTATAGAAAAGTTAAAACATGAAAGGTCAGTTAAACTTAAACATAATAATATATATAAGTCTGGAGTAGAAGGTATTTTTGAAGATATAAATAAAAAATATCCTTTGCCAAAGAAATTGTATATGGCAACTGATTTTGATCTTACATTTCATTCAGATGGAACAATCACAGCGTTTGATACATTTGTTTATGGGAAAAATGATGATGGGAAAGAAGAAACTTATTTAATCTCTTATAATAAGAAGAAGTCAGAAGATATTACTATAATACGAGACGGATACGCAAAGCCTGATTATAATGATGATAAATTAGTAGAACCTTTAATTGAAACGGTTAAGGCGATTCCAGTTAAGCAAACGGTTAGAAAATGGAATGAAAGTAAGTATGGGTTGATTTATTATGGAAAAAGAAATTGGGGATCCAATACAGAGGGAATTATTAATATTACTGAGGATGGTAAGGGACAGAGTCTTAAAAAAGCAGCTTCTGATATCATTGGATATACTGTATCTATATTTGTCCCTGGAAAAGAGCAAGAGCTAGTCCCTGCTAGATATAATTTAATAAGTGACGCAAGTTGGAGTAAATCAAAGACGCCTCCAAAAGAAGATATGCTTAAAGAGAAGAAACAACAAGATTTAAAGAATGAAAAAGAACAGTTTTTCCTATCGAAAGAAGTTGGTTATAAACTAAATATGACAGATAAAGCATTAGGGAGCGCCTTTTATTCATTAAGCAAGACTAGTGATGAAGGGAAAACATGGGAGGTTATCAATCCAGACCCATTTAATGGGGGGATTGGTAGTGTATCAGGAATCACTTTTATAAATGATAAACTTGGGTTTTTAGGAGCAATTAGGCCTTCTGGTAATGAAGGAGAGTTATATCGCACAGATGATGGGGGAGTATCTTTTAAAAAGGTAGAATATCCGCCGCATGAAGTGAAATTAGATCATACACAGTCCACAATAAGTCCTTTTGATTCACCTAGTATGCCATATGAGAAAGATGGGGTTTTTCATATGTTAGTTGGACAAGGGGCAGATGGAGACTACAATGGCGATAGTAGTGCACTTTATCAATCAAAAGATAACGGAGAGACATGGGAATTTGTAGAAGAAGTGAAAAAGAAATAA
- a CDS encoding ABC transporter ATP-binding protein, producing the protein MSHAAISVKGLKKSFKDKEVLKGVDFEVQRGEIFALLGSNGAGKTTTVNILSTLMKQDSGEVSICGFDVQSQSDHVRQSISLTGQFAALDGMLTGRENLIMIAKLRGVSNPAQVADNLLARFSLTDAANQRADQYSGGMKRRLDIAMSLIGAPAVIFLDEPTTGLDPEARIEVWDTVKELAGSGTTILLTTQYLEEAEQLADRIAILHGGKIITTGTLAELKEMFPPAKVEYIEKQPTLEEIFLSIIGKKEEM; encoded by the coding sequence ATGAGTCATGCAGCGATTTCTGTAAAAGGCTTGAAAAAATCCTTTAAAGATAAGGAAGTTTTAAAAGGGGTAGATTTTGAGGTGCAGCGTGGAGAAATTTTCGCGCTGCTAGGCTCAAATGGAGCGGGAAAGACGACAACGGTCAACATCCTTTCGACACTAATGAAGCAAGATAGCGGTGAAGTAAGTATTTGTGGATTTGATGTACAGAGTCAATCAGATCATGTTCGTCAAAGTATCAGTTTGACAGGGCAGTTCGCAGCTTTAGACGGTATGCTGACTGGGAGGGAAAACTTGATAATGATCGCCAAATTACGTGGTGTTTCCAATCCCGCTCAAGTTGCTGACAATCTACTTGCAAGATTTAGCCTGACTGATGCAGCAAACCAAAGGGCAGATCAGTATTCAGGCGGGATGAAGCGCCGGCTTGATATCGCGATGAGTTTGATTGGGGCGCCAGCAGTTATTTTTCTTGACGAACCAACGACTGGACTTGATCCTGAAGCGCGAATCGAAGTGTGGGATACAGTCAAGGAACTTGCTGGTAGCGGTACAACTATTTTGCTTACGACTCAGTACTTGGAGGAAGCAGAACAACTGGCAGACCGTATCGCTATTTTGCATGGTGGAAAAATTATTACGACAGGTACTCTTGCTGAACTAAAAGAGATGTTCCCGCCAGCAAAAGTGGAGTATATCGAGAAGCAACCGACATTGGAAGAAATATTCCTTTCGATCATTGGCAAAAAGGAGGAGATGTAA
- a CDS encoding PadR family transcriptional regulator: MENLTEMLKGSLEGCVLEIISRRETYGYEITRHLNDLGFTEVVEGTVYTILVRLEKKKLVNIEKKPSDMGPPRKFYSLNEEGRQELELFWEKWDFVSSKINVLKSK; the protein is encoded by the coding sequence ATGGAAAATTTAACTGAAATGCTGAAAGGTTCACTGGAAGGGTGTGTACTGGAAATCATTAGTCGCCGTGAAACGTATGGCTATGAGATTACCCGCCACCTGAATGATCTTGGGTTTACCGAAGTTGTGGAAGGTACGGTGTATACCATCCTCGTACGATTAGAGAAGAAAAAGCTTGTGAATATTGAAAAGAAACCATCAGATATGGGACCGCCTCGTAAGTTTTATTCATTAAATGAAGAAGGCCGCCAGGAGCTTGAATTGTTTTGGGAAAAATGGGATTTTGTATCGTCAAAAATTAACGTCTTGAAGTCAAAATAG
- a CDS encoding glycosyltransferase — MTETNESSGVNLKKDVKFSIIIPAHNEEKYIRKCLDSIAKASEAYKEQTEVIVVLNRCTDKTEEIAKSYNCVTLKNNDKNLSKIRNAGAKIANGEIIVTIDADTIMTESMLSNVDKYLASGKYIGGGVNGKFERISLGIFLSAMLIIIPLLFKYGAISVGIFWCYRKDFMAINGFNENMLMAEDADFAKRLKEWGKKNNKKFGTIKNGMITSCRRFDTYGDWTLLKNPKVILAYLKGNDRKYADKTYYDNQER; from the coding sequence ATGACTGAGACAAATGAATCTTCAGGAGTCAATTTGAAAAAAGATGTGAAGTTTTCTATTATAATTCCTGCACACAATGAAGAAAAGTACATTAGAAAATGTTTAGATTCAATTGCAAAGGCATCAGAGGCATATAAGGAGCAAACAGAAGTTATAGTTGTTTTAAATCGTTGCACAGATAAAACAGAGGAAATAGCAAAATCTTATAATTGTGTTACATTGAAAAATAACGATAAAAACTTATCTAAAATTCGAAATGCAGGGGCTAAAATAGCTAATGGAGAAATAATCGTCACTATAGACGCTGATACCATAATGACAGAGTCTATGTTGTCTAATGTAGATAAATATTTAGCTTCAGGTAAATACATTGGTGGTGGGGTAAATGGGAAGTTTGAAAGAATATCTTTAGGAATATTTCTCTCCGCAATGTTAATCATAATCCCCTTACTTTTTAAGTACGGAGCTATATCTGTAGGGATTTTTTGGTGCTATAGAAAAGATTTTATGGCAATCAACGGATTTAATGAAAACATGCTTATGGCAGAAGATGCAGATTTCGCTAAACGTTTAAAAGAGTGGGGAAAGAAAAATAATAAGAAATTCGGTACTATTAAAAATGGAATGATAACTTCATGCAGAAGATTTGATACATATGGAGACTGGACTTTACTTAAAAATCCAAAAGTAATTTTAGCTTATCTAAAAGGAAATGATAGAAAATACGCAGATAAGACATATTATGATAACCAAGAAAGATAA
- a CDS encoding GyrI-like domain-containing protein produces the protein MKNYTIEEKDSFIVLGIGTEIKSEYTDFAGINKEKEDFWSAVKEDGRLDTLKALATNEYIFSVSEAVNNKMMYYAGVMTEAQIEEESRVIQFPRGEYLVVKGEDKTAKELSNKLTGIAFGQALPEAKDFAYVGGPNTTVEMGQRNGLVFGEMWIPVVRK, from the coding sequence ATGAAAAATTATACTATAGAAGAAAAAGATAGCTTTATTGTGTTAGGTATTGGAACTGAAATTAAGAGTGAATACACAGACTTTGCTGGAATAAATAAAGAAAAGGAAGACTTTTGGTCGGCTGTTAAAGAAGATGGAAGGCTGGACACTTTAAAAGCTTTAGCTACAAATGAATACATTTTTTCCGTGAGCGAAGCGGTGAATAACAAAATGATGTATTATGCGGGTGTCATGACAGAAGCACAAATAGAAGAAGAATCTAGAGTGATTCAGTTTCCGAGGGGAGAATACTTAGTAGTGAAAGGGGAAGACAAAACGGCTAAAGAGCTAAGTAATAAGCTTACTGGCATCGCCTTCGGTCAAGCTTTACCAGAAGCAAAGGATTTTGCCTATGTTGGTGGACCGAATACAACGGTTGAAATGGGGCAGAGAAATGGCTTAGTATTTGGTGAAATGTGGATTCCTGTTGTTAGGAAGTAA
- a CDS encoding helix-turn-helix transcriptional regulator, with the protein MKKVERINTIMRYINNRSHFTISEIIQEFNISRSTAIRDIREIEAMGMPLVAEVGRTGGYFVMHNSILPVVRFTDNEVKALFIAFMATRNQQLPYLKSRQSLAEKLLGLISETQQDDLVLLNQLLLFQGTNPHNPDLLELSDLPHPMLEKLIQILLLDNHLLITMKEDEEIKTYPIYLLHLYQEKSHWIIEGFDLKKEKKMMFPVDDLINIEPYTTNKRLNKKKILEKLSKKDEIINLVLELGPKAIAQFKKYHPLKISISYTNPYQSTAILKTFINVNNPDEVTEIINWLLFLGKDIKIKEIPDEVLADLQKRVCLYIP; encoded by the coding sequence ATGAAAAAAGTTGAACGGATTAATACAATTATGCGGTATATCAACAACCGCTCCCACTTTACAATTTCTGAAATCATACAAGAATTTAACATATCACGGTCGACAGCTATTAGAGACATTAGAGAAATCGAAGCTATGGGAATGCCACTTGTCGCTGAAGTTGGGAGGACCGGGGGATATTTTGTTATGCACAACTCTATCCTGCCCGTTGTTCGCTTTACTGATAATGAAGTGAAAGCTCTTTTTATTGCCTTTATGGCTACGAGGAATCAACAACTTCCCTACCTAAAGAGTCGTCAATCTTTAGCCGAAAAACTACTAGGACTCATCTCAGAAACCCAGCAAGATGATCTCGTTCTTTTAAATCAACTCTTGCTTTTCCAAGGGACTAACCCTCATAATCCCGATCTACTTGAGCTTTCTGATCTCCCCCATCCTATGTTAGAAAAACTCATTCAAATCCTTCTTTTGGATAACCATTTATTGATTACTATGAAAGAAGATGAAGAAATCAAGACTTATCCAATTTATCTATTGCACCTTTATCAAGAAAAAAGCCATTGGATCATTGAAGGGTTTGACTTAAAAAAAGAAAAGAAGATGATGTTTCCTGTCGATGATCTCATTAATATCGAACCATACACGACGAACAAAAGGCTAAATAAGAAAAAGATTTTAGAAAAACTAAGTAAGAAGGACGAAATAATCAACTTGGTACTTGAACTTGGACCAAAAGCAATTGCCCAGTTCAAAAAATACCATCCTTTAAAAATTTCAATATCTTATACTAATCCTTACCAATCTACAGCCATTTTAAAAACTTTTATCAATGTTAACAATCCCGATGAAGTGACGGAAATAATAAATTGGCTGCTTTTTCTAGGGAAGGATATTAAAATCAAAGAAATACCCGATGAAGTATTAGCAGATTTACAAAAACGAGTGTGCTTATACATTCCATAA
- a CDS encoding anti-sigma factor domain-containing protein: MMNKGIVMDIKKHSVVVLTPNGEFITCKRKGDSCMIGEEISFDEQEQKASHFSIPSFLKPASILVACFLFAVLFFYNQPEEKVFAYVSVDINPSLEVSVTKDFRVIDLQACNDDGRRILKELKQWENKQLQEVIRTIIKQSQEDKYLTNDKQVMLTAVAKDKALEPQLEKAMKELKKEYELKHITVEYQSSTMQVRENARKAGIGTGVYIKQENEKNKSLTPPATPPNPVENEEEVQSQPESSPDASMDLSPVKEKKYEKQEQKEQKKTEGQPSKQIKENNGRGSQQENRGNQQENNSRESQQGNNGNQQGNNGRESQQGNNGNGQGNNGRGSQQGNNGNWQGNNGRGSQQGNNGNGQGNNGRGSQQGNNGNEQGNNGRESQQGNNGNGQGNNGRGSQKENDGNEQGNNGRGSQQENRGHQQGNEKKNQ, translated from the coding sequence ATGATGAATAAAGGAATTGTGATGGATATAAAAAAGCATAGCGTAGTTGTTTTAACACCAAATGGAGAGTTTATTACGTGTAAAAGAAAAGGGGATTCTTGCATGATCGGGGAGGAAATCTCATTTGATGAGCAAGAACAAAAAGCATCGCATTTTTCGATCCCTTCCTTTTTAAAACCTGCATCAATACTTGTTGCTTGTTTTCTATTTGCAGTGCTGTTTTTCTACAACCAACCAGAAGAAAAAGTATTTGCTTACGTCTCAGTTGATATAAATCCAAGTTTAGAGGTGAGCGTAACGAAGGATTTTCGTGTTATAGATTTACAGGCTTGTAATGATGATGGAAGGCGTATTTTAAAAGAATTGAAGCAATGGGAAAATAAACAATTACAAGAAGTAATACGTACTATTATAAAGCAAAGTCAAGAGGATAAGTATTTAACGAATGATAAGCAAGTTATGCTAACAGCAGTTGCAAAGGACAAGGCGCTAGAACCACAGTTAGAAAAGGCAATGAAAGAATTGAAGAAAGAATATGAGTTAAAACATATTACAGTTGAATATCAAAGTAGCACGATGCAAGTACGAGAGAATGCTAGAAAAGCTGGAATTGGCACAGGTGTCTATATAAAGCAAGAGAATGAGAAAAACAAATCGCTTACTCCTCCTGCCACGCCGCCTAATCCGGTGGAAAATGAAGAAGAGGTGCAATCACAGCCGGAGTCATCTCCTGATGCATCAATGGATTTATCTCCTGTAAAAGAAAAAAAATATGAAAAGCAAGAGCAGAAAGAACAAAAGAAAACAGAGGGACAGCCATCGAAGCAAATAAAAGAAAACAATGGAAGAGGATCTCAGCAAGAAAATAGAGGGAATCAACAGGAGAATAACAGTAGAGAATCTCAACAAGGAAATAATGGGAATCAGCAAGGGAACAACGGAAGAGAATCACAACAAGGAAATAATGGAAATGGGCAAGGGAACAACGGAAGAGGATCACAACAAGGGAATAATGGAAATTGGCAAGGGAACAACGGAAGAGGATCACAACAAGGGAATAATGGAAATGGACAAGGGAACAACGGAAGAGGGTCTCAACAAGGAAATAATGGGAACGAGCAAGGGAACAACGGAAGAGAATCACAACAAGGAAATAATGGAAATGGGCAAGGGAACAATGGAAGAGGATCCCAGAAAGAAAATGACGGAAACGAGCAAGGGAACAATGGTAGGGGGTCTCAACAAGAAAATAGAGGCCACCAGCAAGGGAATGAAAAGAAGAATCAATAG
- a CDS encoding DUF1048 domain-containing protein, with protein sequence MLEMFKKLIGDKKEYKMMMARVEALPEDYQFVFKKIQNYMWNFSAGNGMDMLHIQYELIDLFEAGAAEGRQVLDITGDDVASFADELVANAKTYVSKYREDLNESIMKKLRKK encoded by the coding sequence ATGTTAGAAATGTTCAAAAAGTTAATTGGTGATAAAAAAGAGTACAAAATGATGATGGCACGAGTTGAGGCTCTGCCAGAGGACTACCAATTTGTATTTAAGAAAATTCAAAACTACATGTGGAATTTTTCAGCGGGTAACGGGATGGATATGTTACACATACAGTATGAATTAATCGATTTGTTCGAAGCGGGTGCAGCGGAAGGAAGACAAGTGCTTGACATTACTGGGGATGACGTGGCTTCCTTTGCTGACGAACTAGTGGCAAATGCTAAAACTTACGTCTCCAAGTATCGTGAAGATTTGAATGAAAGTATTATGAAGAAATTGAGAAAAAAATAA
- a CDS encoding ABC transporter permease, giving the protein MKSKTGVLLGRLMRNIMRSPDTIITVAITPIMMMLLFVYVFGGAIKTGTENYVNYLLPGILLMAIASGVAYTSVRLFTDVKSGLMARFITMPIKRSSILWAHVLTSLVANVLTIVVVILVALLMGFRSSANILDWLAVAGILGMFTLALTWLAIIPGLKARSMEGATAYSYPLVFLPFISSAFVPTETMPKIVRAFAENQPVTSIVNAIRALLYKGTVGNDIWIALAWCVGIMIISYFFASKAFKRQLG; this is encoded by the coding sequence ATGAAAAGTAAAACAGGTGTATTACTAGGTCGTTTAATGCGTAACATTATGCGCAGTCCGGATACAATTATTACAGTAGCGATTACACCGATTATGATGATGCTATTATTTGTCTACGTGTTTGGCGGCGCAATAAAAACTGGAACGGAAAACTACGTTAATTATTTATTGCCGGGAATTTTGCTAATGGCTATCGCATCCGGTGTAGCTTACACTTCCGTGCGACTCTTTACGGATGTAAAGAGTGGGCTGATGGCACGTTTCATTACGATGCCTATTAAGCGCTCATCCATATTGTGGGCTCACGTTTTAACCTCTCTAGTTGCTAATGTACTTACTATCGTGGTGGTTATTCTTGTTGCACTCTTAATGGGTTTCCGTTCCAGTGCTAATATTCTAGATTGGCTCGCGGTAGCTGGGATACTTGGGATGTTTACGCTGGCGCTAACATGGCTAGCTATCATTCCAGGATTGAAAGCGAGGTCTATGGAAGGGGCGACTGCTTACTCGTACCCGCTAGTTTTTCTTCCATTTATTAGTTCGGCCTTTGTGCCTACCGAAACGATGCCAAAAATTGTTCGTGCGTTTGCAGAGAATCAGCCTGTAACTTCAATCGTGAATGCGATCCGTGCTTTATTATATAAAGGAACTGTTGGCAACGACATTTGGATTGCACTCGCTTGGTGCGTAGGTATAATGATTATTTCTTACTTTTTCGCCAGTAAAGCATTTAAACGTCAGTTAGGGTAA
- a CDS encoding DUF3963 domain-containing protein produces the protein MNKKRLFELFIVTFVFLFLHVSIFTNEKFNDKLGSFTYIVLFLMLTINAIFIERYFGDIQKWIRNITCCFALFVVVLVALWIGYF, from the coding sequence GTGAATAAAAAAAGGTTATTTGAGCTATTCATAGTAACGTTTGTTTTTCTATTCCTTCATGTAAGTATATTTACTAATGAAAAATTTAACGATAAATTGGGATCTTTTACTTACATTGTTTTATTTCTTATGCTTACTATCAACGCTATATTTATAGAAAGGTATTTTGGTGATATACAAAAGTGGATTCGAAATATTACATGTTGCTTTGCTTTATTTGTAGTGGTTTTAGTAGCTCTATGGATAGGTTATTTTTAG
- a CDS encoding LysE family translocator, producing MVSLSTLVAFAIVSLSMVCSPGPNMIYLISRSITQGRMAGFISLLGIMLGFVIYIIATMFGLTVLFVAVPAVYEAVKWAGAAYLLWLAWNSIKPGATSIMEPRMISNEPPRKLFLMGLMTNLLNPKIAILYVSLLPQFEDPEKGSLLFQGAVLGLAQITVSFIVNLVIVCTASKIAKWFGTRPTWLRVQRWLMASVLTGLAVRLAFERRQ from the coding sequence ATGGTCAGCTTGAGTACATTGGTAGCTTTTGCAATTGTTTCGCTTAGCATGGTTTGTTCACCTGGGCCTAATATGATTTACCTCATTTCCCGTTCCATTACGCAAGGACGTATGGCGGGATTTATTTCTTTATTGGGCATCATGCTCGGATTTGTAATCTATATAATCGCAACTATGTTTGGACTTACAGTTCTATTCGTTGCTGTTCCCGCTGTATATGAAGCAGTAAAGTGGGCAGGTGCTGCTTACTTACTCTGGCTCGCCTGGAATTCGATTAAACCGGGTGCTACATCTATTATGGAACCTCGTATGATTTCTAATGAGCCACCAAGGAAATTATTTCTGATGGGACTCATGACGAATCTTCTGAATCCAAAGATTGCTATTTTGTATGTATCACTTCTACCTCAATTTGAAGATCCAGAGAAGGGATCGTTGCTTTTTCAAGGTGCAGTTTTGGGACTTGCGCAAATCACTGTTAGCTTTATAGTTAACCTTGTAATTGTATGTACAGCAAGTAAAATTGCAAAATGGTTTGGCACACGCCCAACGTGGTTACGAGTGCAGCGTTGGCTTATGGCAAGTGTTTTAACGGGGCTTGCTGTACGTCTTGCTTTTGAACGTCGACAGTAA
- the sigI gene encoding RNA polymerase sigma factor SigI, which translates to MLSLVMKILRKPKIEDIVCNIQNNEEDKEAFIVQYQPFIRKSISSVCRRYITEQDDEYSIGLFAFNEAIEQYSYTKGKSFLAFADLLIKRDVIDYIRKESKHNFVFLKEDEQEEMLEMQVSLTEYMKEMENSNRKEEILHFQSVLAEFKITFSELAKESPKHRDTREHLIEIVKIIIKEEEMMEELFRKKKLPLKHIEPRVRVSRKTLERHRKYIIAMCIIFANNYTYILDYIRGEKHDE; encoded by the coding sequence GTGTTGAGTTTAGTAATGAAGATCTTAAGAAAACCGAAAATAGAAGATATCGTATGTAACATACAAAACAACGAAGAAGATAAAGAAGCGTTTATCGTACAGTATCAGCCTTTTATTAGAAAATCAATCTCATCTGTCTGCCGCCGGTATATTACAGAACAGGATGATGAATATAGCATTGGATTGTTTGCGTTTAACGAAGCAATTGAACAGTATTCCTATACAAAAGGAAAATCCTTTTTAGCGTTTGCTGATCTTCTTATAAAAAGAGATGTAATTGACTATATACGTAAGGAGTCTAAACATAACTTTGTCTTTTTAAAAGAAGATGAGCAAGAGGAAATGTTAGAAATGCAAGTGTCGCTTACAGAGTATATGAAAGAGATGGAAAATAGTAACCGTAAGGAGGAAATTCTTCATTTTCAAAGTGTGCTAGCTGAGTTTAAAATCACATTCTCAGAGCTTGCTAAAGAATCTCCTAAGCATCGTGATACGCGTGAGCACTTAATAGAAATTGTAAAAATTATTATAAAAGAAGAGGAAATGATGGAAGAGCTGTTCCGAAAGAAAAAGTTACCACTTAAACATATTGAACCGCGTGTTAGGGTAAGTCGTAAAACGTTGGAACGACATAGAAAATACATTATTGCAATGTGTATTATTTTTGCAAACAACTATACATATATTCTGGATTACATAAGAGGGGAAAAGCATGATGAATAA